From Lasioglossum baleicum unplaced genomic scaffold, iyLasBale1 scaffold1181, whole genome shotgun sequence, a single genomic window includes:
- the LOC143220548 gene encoding uncharacterized protein LOC143220548, with the protein MRWRIFILACLLLKGPLARTEDVEVVEAIPGEDNRNDNSALNRQDNDINSSDQLALESLGEKDAGGNHYKPGGLRGHPLPLPPSRGGLGLPHPRPHHNVAYHGPPPPLPPSKTSSEAIDKIYTTGGGISTAVGAEPWPAPTPDMPKIISLDVKCEKNLMKVYLGFDKPFYGIVFSKGHYSNVNCVHLPAGLGRTSVNFDISIHACGTAGNTENGLYGYGAESGSGTYFENIIVVQYDPQVQEVWDQARKLRCTWHDLYEKSVTFRPFPVDMLDVVRADFAGDNVGCWMQIQVGKGPWASEVSGLVKIGQTMTMVLAIKDDDSKFDMLVRNCMAHDGKRAPIQLVDQRGCITRPKLMSRFTKIKNFGASASVLSYAHFQAFKFPDSMEVHFQCTIQICRYQCPEQCSESPLLLESQGLLENHHHPPSNGHPDSSYGLPPPIPLPLEAYLQAAAGRPRDERRRKSREIMPAPQKAVGVNRIIRVVSTGDFSIDESNNGESTGSTMVFPVRNENTANAAMICMTTPGFVVTLIVLLAVLLFSCILSIYLCLHLRPFLGKARKAATYYNGEQSIPKKSIRTYFYS; encoded by the exons ATGCGGTGGCGAATCTTCATTTTAGCCTGTCTCCTACTAAAGGGG CCA CTGGCTCGAACGGAGGACGTGGAGGTGGTGGAGGCAATCCCGGGCGAGGATAACCGAAACGATAACTCAGCGTTGAATCGACAAGACAACGACATAAATAGCTCGGACCAATTGGCGTTAGAATCGTTAGGCGAGAAGGATGCCGGCGGTAATCACTATAAACCGGGTGGTCTTCGAGGCCATCCCCTGCCGCTTCCGCCGAGTCGAGGTGGCCTGGGACTGCCGCATCCAAGACCGCACCATAACGTCGCATATCACGGGCCACCGCCACCTTTACCGCCATCCAAGACGTCATCGGAGGCCATCGACAAGATCTACACAACGGGTGGTGGGATTAGCACAGCGGTAGGTGCAGAACCCTGGCCGGCACCCACGCCAGATATGCCGAAGATCATTTCTTTAGACGTGAAATGCGAGAAAAATCTGATGAAAGTTTATCTCGGCTTTGACAAACCGTTCTACGGTATAGTCTTTAGCAAAGGCCACTACAGTAACGTTAATTGTGTGCACTTACCAGCAGGTTTAGGGCGCACATCGGTTAACTTCGACATTAGTATTCACGCGTGTGGCACAGCTGGGAATACAGAGAATGGTTTATATGGGTACGGAGCTGAATCCGGGTCAGGAACGTACTTTGAAAACATTATCGTGGTGCAATACGATCCGCAAGTTCAGGAAGTTTGGGATCAGGCGCGTAAGCTACGGTGTACTTGGCACGACTTGTACGAGAAATCTGTTACCTTCCGTCCGTTTCCTGTCGACATGTTGGACGTGGTGCGGGCCGACTTCGCTGGTGATAACGTTGGTTGTTGGATGCAAATACAGGTCGGCAAAGGCCCATGGGCGTCGGAGGTCTCCGGCCTGGTAAAGATTGGTCAAACCATGACGATGGTACTCGCGATAAAAGACGACGATTCCAAGTTTGATATGCTCGTGAGAAACTGTATGGCTCACGACGGAAAACGAGCACCGATCCAGCTGGTCGATCAGAGAGGTTGCATTACCAGGCCTAAGCTCATGTCTCGATTCACCAAGATTAAGAACTTCGGCGCGTCCGCCTCGGTCCTTTCCTACGCTCATTTCCAGGCGTTCAAGTTCCCAGACTCGATGGAGGTGCACTTCCAATGCACCATACAGATTTGCAGATACCAGTGTCCAGAACAATGCTCCGAGTCTCCTCTGCTGCTGGAGTCTCAGGGTCTGCTAGAGAACCACCATCATCCTCCATCCAACGGACATCCCGATTCCAGCTACGGTCTTCCGCCACCTATCCCACTTCCTCTGGAAGCTTATTTGCAGGCGGCTGCTGGTCGTCCACGGGACGAGAGACGAAGAAAATCTCGAGAGATAATGCCGGCACCTCAGAAGGCTGTCGGCGTGAATCGCATAATACGAGTGGTCTCTACGGGCGATTTTTCCATCGATGAGTCGAACAACGGCGAATCCACCGGGTCCACGATGGTCTTTCCCGTCCGTAACGAGAACACCGCGAATGCTGCTATGATTTGCATGACCACTCCGGGTTTCGTCGTCACGCTCATAGTGCTTCTCGCGGTGTTGCTGTTCTCGTGCATACTCTCCATCTACCTCTGTCTACACCTAAGACCGTTCTTAGGCAAAGCTAGGAAGGCTGCGACGTATTATAACGGGGAACAAAGCATACCTAAAAAGTCGATCAGGACGTACTTCTACTCCTAA